The nucleotide sequence TTTTGATTAGCAAACATAGTTCCTAAATTAGAGAGTATTTCTGAGTTTTTTGGATTTATGGTATACGACTTCATCCAACATTCTATTGCTTCTTGATGTTTTCCTTTTTCATACAGCTGATTTGCCAAAGATCTCCAAGGGTCAGCGTGCTGAGGCGAGTATTTTGCGGCATTTGTCCAAAAACTAATTCCATCTCTAAAGTTTTGTATATGAAAAAAACTAATAACACTGAATATTACAATAATAGCCGAAAACACAATGGTTTTTATATTTTTTGCATACACCACAGCAAGATGGGTATTTCTTTTTTTCATTACCTCATTCAAAAAAATAACCCATGCTATTGCAGGGAGATACACCCTATGTTCCAAATAATCACTCAATTTTCCGTCCATATTGGCAATGAGCATACTCGGAGTAATAAATAAAAACCACCAAAGCACTATCCAAATGATTTTTTTTATGGGTAATTTCAGCACAATAAGAATGATGGCTAAAAGTATATACACTCCTATTCCCACAGCAGTGGTGAGGGAAGTAAAAGAAGGAAAAACAGAAAGGTTCATGGGAAGAAAAAGCTTGGAAATGGACTCTGATAGGAAAGGCAAACTTCTCAAAAAAGCATCTATTCCAAATTCTGCTCCCGAAATGCTCAATCCTTTGGCACTAATCTCTTCCAAAATGCTATCTAAAGCCGTTTTTCGCATCAAAAAATACACTCCTATAATAACTATCCATGGCAACATGAGTTGTCTATATATTTTTTTATTATCTGTGAATGGTTTAAAAAGAAAAAGGTAAGCAAAGCAGATAATAATAATGCCCACTGCTGTTTCTTTGGTAAAAAAAGCCACCGATAGCCACAAAAGATGTAAAAAATAATGTTGTATAGATTTCGTTTTTAAAAATAATAAAAAAGCATTCAAAGCCAGAAGCACAAAAATGGTTAAGATACTATCATTCCTGCCCGATATCCACGCAACTGCCTGCACCATCAGCGGATGAACCGCAAAAACTAAGGTAGTTAATAAGCAAGAGAGTTGGTTATATTCTAATAAAATCAAAAAACGAAATAGTAAAAGGCACGCAATAAGATGAAATAAAAAACTGGAGATGTGATATGCCAAAGGATCTGCCCCGCCCATCTGATAATCAAAAATAAAAGTCCCAAAAAGTATAGGTCTGTAATAGACAGGCCAATATGATTTGACAAAGCCCTCCCAAAAATGAGATACTTTTTGAAAATACTCTTTCCCCTCTATAATAAAGGTAATATCATCAAAAGCAACAAATCCAAAACCAAAAGTTTGTGCATATAAAACAAGCAAAACCGCAATAATTATGCCATAAAAACGGATATACATACCATTGTGTATAGGAGGTTTTTGTATAGGAGCGGTTTCTTTTTT is from Chitinophagaceae bacterium and encodes:
- a CDS encoding tetratricopeptide repeat protein is translated as MQKNKNKNKNQQVTTAIAKKETAPIQKPPIHNGMYIRFYGIIIAVLLVLYAQTFGFGFVAFDDITFIIEGKEYFQKVSHFWEGFVKSYWPVYYRPILFGTFIFDYQMGGADPLAYHISSFLFHLIACLLLFRFLILLEYNQLSCLLTTLVFAVHPLMVQAVAWISGRNDSILTIFVLLALNAFLLFLKTKSIQHYFLHLLWLSVAFFTKETAVGIIIICFAYLFLFKPFTDNKKIYRQLMLPWIVIIGVYFLMRKTALDSILEEISAKGLSISGAEFGIDAFLRSLPFLSESISKLFLPMNLSVFPSFTSLTTAVGIGVYILLAIILIVLKLPIKKIIWIVLWWFLFITPSMLIANMDGKLSDYLEHRVYLPAIAWVIFLNEVMKKRNTHLAVVYAKNIKTIVFSAIIVIFSVISFFHIQNFRDGISFWTNAAKYSPQHADPWRSLANQLYEKGKHQEAIECWMKSYTINPKNSEILSNLGTMFANQNNYDSALFFYEQAVSVNPQKWESWMGLGVIYENKKMLEKAKLCYENTIKLNPQNARSYFGLGVIAYNEQQYEGAEKYLQQAITIEPENTNSYLYLTAIALLKQDITQAKKYADILKSKGVDVKKQFPNYPL